From the genome of Brassica oleracea var. oleracea cultivar TO1000 chromosome C4, BOL, whole genome shotgun sequence:
GGTCCTTATATTTCTTATAATTAATATAAATCCATAAAATTTTATAAATAACTAGCACATATATAAAAATATTACAATAATATTAATTAATAAAATCTTACACTAAAATATAAAATTATAAATAGAAATAAATAATTAAATATTAAAATACAAGAAAAATATCAAATTATTCCATAAAATTATTTCTCTAGTGTTCCATCTTTGGTTACACAAAATTTGTTTGGACAATATTTTAGAGGTTCTGAAGCAAATTTACTAGACTACTAATGTTGTTGTAATATTAAAATTTTCATAATAATTATGTCTTCATGTATCTTTGTAAAAAACATTTTTTATTAAGTTTCTTTTGTAATATTCTTGTTGTCTAATTCTAGTTTTAAAATATTATAAATGCTATTTCAATTTTTTTTTTAATTTTAGGTGTAAAATTTGAATTTATACAAATAAATTTAAAATATTTATGATATACAAAAGTTTTAAAGATTAAAATGATAAATGAGAAAATATTTAAAAATCATAAATATGATGTATAAATTATAAGGAACAAAATACAAATAAGAAGATGAAACTTCAAATTTAGAGTTTAAACACTCCTTAAAACTCTACATTTGAAGTTTTGAAATTCTTTTTTTGGAGAGCAAAAAACTTTATATTTGAAGTTATAGAGTTTTTATTGGAGACGCTCTGAGTTCTTTGAGACATTGGTTATATTTCTCTCTTGGACACATCAAGAGCATTCGAGAATTATTATTTGAAAAGTGTATGTTTCAACAAGATTGAACCCGATAACTCTCGTAAAGAGAATTCAACGGCTCTTTTTCTCTCTCTCATTGGCGAAAAAAGGGGATTAGGTTTTCACGGCCTAGCTCCGCCGTCGGTGGGCACCACGCTCTCCGGCGAGAACTCTTTGCCCACCCGGTCTTCTCGTTCTCCTCTCTCATGTCGCGATGCTTGTTAAGAAAAAGAAACATCGCCCGCCTCCTGATCTGTCTTTCAAGGTCCATGGTTTGATGCGGTCTGCAAGGACGTCTGATATGGCTAAGAAGAAGAAAGTCTATCTCTCTTGTCGAGCTCTCTGATTTCGGCGTAGCTGCAACTGGATCTACGATTCCAGTGACAATTTCTCCTTCAGCTGCTGCCGCTAGTCTCTATGCGTCCGGATATGATACATTTACAAATTCCGGATCGGTTATCGATTATGTGTCAAATTTGAAGGAATTCGCTCCTTCTCCTTTGAAGTCTTTACTTCCTCCTCATGTGGAGGTTTCCAAACTTTCCGGTGGTTCTACTGCTATCAACATCGACTCTAAGTCTTTGGAGAATGTGGACAGCCAGGCTAGGAATTATGCTGCGTTACTCAAGAGTTCTGCTCAATTGCAAGAGATGGGAACCCCGTCAGAACATGTCTCTGGTGCGTCGTTCGTCCTTATCCCAGACGAAAACATTGAGGCTGCAAAACTAGAGTTCAAAGATTTCATTTACGCACGTTTTCACGGTGATTATCCATCAATGGGGAAAATTATCGGTGTCGTCAATGCAGTGTGGGCTAGAACTGGTCCTCGGATCTTTGTCCATAACATTGGACAAGGCATTTATCTCCTCCGAGTCACAAACCCAAAAACTCGTGAGGTTCTTCTGTCTCGCACCTGTTGGAACATAGGGGGCCTTCCTATGTTCGTGGCGCCTTGGTCCCATGAGTACTCACCTGATGAGCCTCCACTCACGAGTGCAATTGTGCATGTGGAGATGCACAATGTTCTATACCTGCTGTTTAATAGAGAAAGCTTGAGCCGCATCGCGACGACAGTTGGTAAACCAGATTCTCTAGCTCCTGAAACGGAGCAGAAGGAAAATTTTGAAGTTGCTAAATTGTTTGTGCGTGTTGATCTTACTGCCCCCCTGCCTAATAGGATTGTTTCTGGTTTCTCGAATGGTAAAGAGGTTCAGATTGATGTCTCCTACCCTTGGTTACCCATTAAGTGTGATGTTTGTAAGAAGTTTGGTCACACAAAGGAGAGGTGCCCAACGGGCCTCACTGAAGGTTCTTCTGGCCAGTCCAAAGGCAGGAAAGCCACTACTGAAACACAAAGAAGAAGGTCTAAGTCTCGCCAGGCCGCGCCACAGATAAGAAAGTAAAGAAGATGGAAACTCGTTATGTTCCTGTACTTCATGATACAAAAGGCGCGCCTCAGGAATCTATGAATGAAGCTGGTACCTCCACAAATCCAGATACTCAGGATATGGAGGAAGGGTAGATTGGACATGATCTTCATGGAAAGACTGGTGTAACCGTCGCCAATGCGAGTCAGAGTACAAATATTATTCAGAACAGTGAAGTGGTGGAATTACCGCAGAATGTTGACGAGGAGGATGTAGCTCAAAATGCTCCTCACTCTATTTTAGAATTAAACAATGAACCAGATGATGCCACAAATGAGAACATAAGGGAGCAAATGGCTGTTGTGGATGTAGCTGAAGCTGCTAAGGAAATTTCAGATGCGACTGTTGCAACCACATAGGAGATTCCGACTGCTGTTGATAGGTCAAATGTTGATGGTTTAATGTTGAACGGTGTTATCTCCAACGCTCATTCATCTCAGACAGAAGCAAAGGACCAGTCTTCAGATCAGGCAGGTAGTGTTAATGGTACTTTACCCATTGATCTGGGTCCAGATATTCATGATTCATCTCAGACAACAGAGGAGATGGATCGAGAAAATCCTTTTTTCCTGGTTAAAAACAGGAAGAGTGGCCACAAGGTCATGAAACGCCATTAAAAAATTTAGATATGTTTTTTACGTGGAATGTACGTGGACTGAACAGTGATAGACGCCACACGATGACCAAAGATTGGATTAAAATTCATATGCCACTTTTTGGAGATTTTCTGGAGACGCATACCACGAAGAATAATAAAGAGAGAATATAACGAGCTATTCCAAGGGGTTAGAAGTTTTTTGGAAACTATGTATATAATGATTTAGGTCGCATTGTTATTGTTTGGGATCCTAAGGTCACGATGCTTATCTACAACACAACAGCTCAATTAGTCACTTGTGGGGTTACAATTCTATCGGAAAACATAACTCTTACAGTTACTTTTGTTTACGGATTCAATCTGGTGGAGGACAGGAACAACCTTTGGGAAAGTCTAGTTGAATTGCAACTCGGTTCTCCGGTCGGTACGCATCCCTGGTCAGTTTTGGGAGATTTTAATCAAATGCTACGGTCGTCTCATCACTCCAATCATCTATCCTTGCGTATCGATGATGTCGGAATGGATGATGCTAATCTCAGTTTACAGGACGCTCAGTTGTTTGCAGCCTAAGCAAAAGGTCTTCCTTTCACTTGAAGGAATATGCAGGATGATAATTCCATCTCCACAAAGATTGATCATGCTTTCATTAACCAAGCTTGGTCCTCTTCCTTCCCGGGCTCTTATGCATAATTTTTGGATCCTTCTCAATCGGATCACGCTCCTTGTTTTCTTCGGATGCCATCTATCAGACGGCGGGTTGTAAAACCCTTTAAATTATTTCATCACGTGATAGATCATCCGGAGTATGCGGAGACGGTTAGTGAATCTTGAATTGCAGCGAGATAATGGGTACCAATCAGTTCAATCTGGTTTCTTCCCTCAAGAAATTGAAGAGGCCGTTGCACAGTCTTAATAAACGACATTTCAGCGGCATATCTCAAAGAGTCAAGGCACAGAAAGAGAGAGTGGAGGCGCTGCAACGTGTTATGCTTACTTTGCCTGATCAAAGTACAACACGTGAGGAGCATTCTGAGAGGGACAATTTAAATGTTCTCCTAAAGGTTGAGGAGAAGTTTTATAGACAACTATTAAGAGTTCGCTGGACAGACGTGGGGGATCGTAACACGGCGTTCTATCATCAGACAGTCTCTCAGCACGCTTCTAGGAATCACATTCATTTTCTAAAGGACGGTCATGACCACATGTTGTTCTCAATGGATGCAATCAAGGCGCATGCTGCGGACTACTTCCAAGGGATTCTAGGCTCAACGGATCTCTCGGTCTCACCTGCTACTTCAGATGAGTTGAGAACACTCTTACCGTTTCGTTGCTCAGAGCTTCAGCAGAATTACTTGAAACGAGGTGTAACTGCGGCCGAGATTAAAGCTACTCTGTTTGCCATGCCATCGATTAAGAGCCCGGGCCCTGATGGTTATTCGGTAGAGTTTATTAGAGCTTCGTGGGACACTGTGGGAGAGGATATAATCGGTGCTGTAAGGGAATTTTTTAGGAACGGGAAATTGCTGAAGGATATGAACACAACAGCTATTGCTTTGATCCCAAAAATGCC
Proteins encoded in this window:
- the LOC106338758 gene encoding uncharacterized protein LOC106338758 — its product is MLVKKKKHRPPPDLSFKVHAATGSTIPVTISPSAAAASLYASGYDTFTNSGSVIDYVSNLKEFAPSPLKSLLPPHVEVSKLSGGSTAINIDSKSLENVDSQARNYAALLKSSAQLQEMGTPSEHVSGASFVLIPDENIEAAKLEFKDFIYARFHGDYPSMGKIIGVVNAVWARTGPRIFVHNIGQGIYLLRVTNPKTREVLLSRTCWNIGGLPMFVAPWSHEYSPDEPPLTSAIVHVEMHNVLYLLFNRESLSRIATTVGKPDSLAPETEQKENFEVAKLFVRVDLTAPLPNRIVSGFSNGKEVQIDVSYPWLPIKCDVCKKFGHTKERCPTGLTEGSSGQSKGRKATTETQRRRSKSRQAAPQIRK